From the Bacillota bacterium genome, one window contains:
- the rpmB gene encoding 50S ribosomal protein L28, with protein MGRKCVVCGKDAWVGFQISHSHRRTKRRWNPNLQKIRIVHDGRVRRALVCTSCLKAGKVQRAV; from the coding sequence ATGGGCCGCAAATGCGTTGTGTGTGGGAAAGACGCCTGGGTAGGGTTCCAGATCAGCCACTCCCACCGGCGCACCAAGAGGCGTTGGAACCCCAACCTGCAGAAGATCCGCATCGTACATGACGGGCGGGTGCGCCGGGCCCTGGTATGCACCAGTTGCCTCAAGGCGGGGAAGGTGCAGCGGGCCGTTTGA
- a CDS encoding Asp23/Gls24 family envelope stress response protein: MPYEVTNRLGKVVWSDEAIATLAGAAASECPGVAGMAARGVGAGLAELLGRESLARGVEVSVRGGKVHLTLNIMVGYGNRIPAVGREAAERVCRAVQEAGIPVGHVTVHVQGVRV; encoded by the coding sequence TTGCCTTATGAGGTGACCAACCGGCTGGGCAAGGTGGTCTGGAGCGATGAGGCCATCGCCACCCTGGCGGGTGCCGCTGCCAGCGAGTGCCCGGGGGTGGCGGGGATGGCAGCCCGGGGAGTGGGGGCCGGGCTGGCCGAACTGCTGGGGCGGGAGAGCCTGGCCCGCGGCGTGGAGGTTTCCGTGCGGGGAGGAAAAGTGCATCTGACCTTGAACATCATGGTTGGATACGGCAACCGTATCCCCGCGGTGGGCCGCGAGGCGGCCGAGCGGGTATGCCGGGCGGTGCAGGAGGCCGGGATTCCGGTGGGCCACGTTACCGTGCATGTACAGGGCGTACGCGTCTAG
- a CDS encoding DAK2 domain-containing protein, translated as MPGRIGGWDLRRMIGLATRYLERHRAEVDQLNVFPVPDGDTGTNLLLTMRSAQAEMEKVGSSSLDEVSGALARGSLLGARGNSGVILSQIFRGLARTFEGKREADGLDLGLALQEGVQAAYRAVVRPVEGTILTVAREAARRAVEVGRRTRDAVAVLREAWTVARETLGRTPDLLPVLKKAGVVDAGGQGLVYILEGLLAALVGEEGFAQMVEPEPVSVAVPGYAGPSPYDLVATIRGKGKWSRLRQDLQALGDSLVLAEDNDVVRIHIHTACPDRVLALLVDQGLVEARVEDMRLQVASLAPAAEGQPETGVAVVAVAPGEGWAEILGSLGVVVVPGGPTMNPSASELLEAVGQTSAREVIILPGHPNAWAVARQVASLSRVPVQVVPALSGPQVMAAALAFNPDLGAGENVRCMQAAVGGVKTAQVARAVRDSAAGEVPVRRGDAVGFLEDQLVVAAPTCEEAVLALLERAVTGSSTAVTLFYGAGVEPPAAARVADRVRARYPQLLVEVHYGGQPLHHYVISVE; from the coding sequence GTGCCGGGACGCATCGGGGGATGGGACCTGCGCCGGATGATAGGCCTGGCCACCAGGTACCTGGAGAGGCACCGGGCCGAGGTGGATCAGCTCAACGTATTCCCCGTTCCTGACGGGGATACGGGCACCAACCTCCTGCTCACCATGCGCTCGGCCCAGGCCGAGATGGAAAAAGTGGGATCGTCGTCTCTGGATGAGGTGAGCGGCGCCCTGGCCCGGGGCTCGCTGCTGGGAGCTCGGGGCAACTCGGGGGTGATCCTTTCCCAGATATTCCGGGGCCTGGCCCGCACCTTCGAAGGGAAGCGGGAAGCGGACGGGCTCGACCTGGGTCTGGCTTTGCAGGAAGGTGTGCAGGCGGCATACCGGGCGGTTGTCCGCCCCGTGGAGGGCACCATCCTCACGGTGGCGCGGGAGGCCGCCCGCCGCGCGGTGGAAGTTGGCCGGCGCACGCGGGACGCGGTGGCCGTTCTGCGGGAGGCCTGGACCGTCGCCCGCGAAACCCTGGGGCGCACGCCGGACCTCCTGCCGGTGCTGAAGAAAGCCGGCGTGGTGGATGCCGGGGGACAGGGCCTGGTTTACATCCTCGAGGGACTGCTGGCCGCCCTGGTGGGTGAAGAAGGGTTCGCCCAGATGGTGGAACCCGAGCCCGTGAGTGTGGCTGTGCCCGGGTATGCGGGACCTTCTCCCTACGATCTGGTGGCTACCATCCGGGGAAAGGGCAAGTGGTCCCGCCTGCGCCAGGATCTGCAGGCGCTGGGAGACTCCCTGGTGCTGGCCGAAGACAACGACGTGGTCCGCATTCACATCCACACCGCCTGTCCTGACCGGGTGCTCGCCCTGCTTGTGGACCAGGGGTTGGTGGAGGCGCGCGTGGAGGACATGCGCCTGCAGGTGGCGAGCCTCGCTCCGGCTGCCGAGGGTCAACCGGAAACCGGGGTAGCGGTGGTGGCCGTGGCACCTGGAGAGGGCTGGGCGGAGATACTGGGCAGTTTGGGCGTGGTGGTGGTGCCGGGAGGTCCCACCATGAACCCCAGCGCCAGCGAACTGCTTGAGGCGGTGGGGCAGACCTCGGCCCGGGAGGTCATCATACTCCCCGGGCATCCCAACGCCTGGGCGGTAGCCCGCCAGGTGGCATCTCTCAGCCGTGTTCCCGTGCAGGTGGTCCCCGCCCTGTCCGGTCCCCAGGTGATGGCGGCTGCCCTCGCCTTCAACCCCGACCTTGGGGCCGGCGAGAACGTCCGCTGCATGCAGGCCGCCGTCGGCGGGGTGAAGACGGCTCAGGTCGCGCGGGCGGTGAGGGATTCTGCAGCGGGAGAAGTGCCCGTACGCAGGGGTGATGCGGTGGGGTTCCTGGAGGATCAACTGGTGGTGGCGGCTCCCACCTGCGAGGAGGCCGTGCTGGCGCTGCTGGAGCGGGCGGTCACGGGTAGCAGCACTGCGGTTACCCTGTTTTACGGGGCGGGCGTAGAGCCGCCGGCCGCCGCCCGGGTAGCGGACCGGGTTCGGGCGCGGTATCCCCAATTGCTGGTTGAGGTGCATTACGGAGGACAACCCCTGCACCATTACGTGATATCCGTGGAGTGA
- the recG gene encoding ATP-dependent DNA helicase RecG: MTEQGLGMPLRFCKGVGPARARELARLGLRTVEDLLFYFPRRHEDRRELCPVARLRPGEVHTVRGVVSSIEERRPRPGLSLLRVGISDRSGTLWGTWFNQPFRKNQFRRGMTVIFSGRVERRFGEWRMDNPEYEVETGADPLHVGRLVPVYPLKEGIFQRPLRALAKEVVDQFAPLVPEVLPPEVRESAGLVPAATAIRDMHFPTDEASLEAARRRLAFEELFLLQLAIALQKRQVKERQGISHPPDGELLERFRRCLPYRLTAAQERVYGEIRTDMESPRPMNRLLQGDVGSGKTVVAAMAALKAAGAGYQCAFMVPTEILAEQHYQNLVPLLEPLGIRVGLLTGSQSGTERARVLETMGRGEAGVYVGTHALIGESVMLPRMSLAITDEQHRFGVRQRAMLLEKGLAADVLVMTATPIPRTLALTVFGDLDLSVIDEMPPGRRPVETHWLPSVKRREAYAFVRQELRKGNQAYVVCPLVEESDKLQAEAATRLAADLESGELRGVPVGLVHGRLPARDREKVMSQFRAGEIQVLVATTVIEVGVDVPNATVMVVEGAERFGLAQLHQLRGRVGRGSQPSYCLLIGDPGSEEARMRLQAMERTTDGFEIAEEDLRLRGPGEFFGLRQHGLPDFKVAHPLRDLPLLEQARAAAASLVARDPGLRSPQHHLLRQTLLGRYGERLGLVQIG; encoded by the coding sequence TTGACCGAACAGGGACTCGGCATGCCCCTGCGCTTCTGCAAAGGGGTGGGACCGGCGCGGGCGCGGGAACTGGCCCGCCTGGGCCTGCGCACGGTAGAGGATCTGCTCTTTTATTTCCCCAGGCGCCACGAGGATCGGCGGGAGCTGTGTCCCGTGGCACGCCTTCGCCCGGGCGAGGTGCACACGGTGCGGGGGGTCGTGTCCTCCATCGAAGAGCGGCGCCCGCGGCCCGGCCTTTCCCTGCTCAGGGTGGGCATAAGCGACCGCAGCGGTACCCTGTGGGGGACCTGGTTCAACCAGCCCTTTCGCAAGAACCAGTTCCGTCGGGGCATGACGGTCATATTCTCCGGGCGGGTGGAACGGCGGTTCGGGGAGTGGCGCATGGACAACCCCGAGTACGAGGTGGAAACGGGGGCGGATCCCCTGCACGTGGGGCGCCTGGTCCCGGTTTATCCCCTTAAAGAGGGCATTTTCCAGCGTCCCCTGCGCGCCCTGGCCAAAGAGGTGGTGGACCAGTTCGCGCCCCTGGTTCCCGAGGTCTTGCCCCCCGAGGTACGGGAGAGTGCCGGCCTGGTCCCTGCCGCCACCGCCATCCGGGACATGCATTTCCCCACTGACGAGGCCAGCCTGGAGGCTGCCCGCCGCAGGCTTGCCTTCGAAGAGTTGTTCCTCTTGCAGCTTGCCATCGCCCTGCAGAAGCGCCAGGTCAAGGAGCGGCAGGGGATCAGTCATCCCCCCGATGGTGAGCTGCTGGAGCGCTTTCGCCGTTGCCTGCCTTACCGCCTGACGGCCGCCCAGGAACGCGTTTATGGCGAGATCCGCACCGACATGGAGTCCCCCCGCCCCATGAACCGGCTGCTGCAGGGGGACGTGGGATCGGGCAAGACGGTGGTGGCGGCCATGGCCGCCCTCAAGGCGGCGGGGGCAGGGTACCAGTGCGCCTTCATGGTCCCCACGGAAATCCTGGCTGAGCAGCATTACCAGAACCTGGTCCCCCTGCTGGAACCGCTGGGCATACGGGTGGGCCTGCTCACAGGCAGCCAGAGCGGCACGGAGCGGGCCCGCGTACTGGAGACCATGGGCAGGGGAGAGGCGGGCGTATACGTGGGCACCCACGCCCTCATCGGTGAGAGTGTGATGCTGCCTCGCATGTCGCTGGCCATCACCGACGAACAGCACCGCTTCGGCGTGAGACAGCGGGCCATGCTGCTGGAAAAGGGTCTGGCCGCCGATGTGCTGGTGATGACCGCCACCCCCATCCCCCGCACCCTGGCTCTCACCGTGTTTGGCGACCTGGACCTGAGCGTCATCGATGAGATGCCCCCCGGTCGCCGACCCGTGGAGACGCACTGGCTTCCTTCCGTCAAGCGGCGGGAGGCGTACGCCTTCGTACGCCAGGAGCTCCGGAAAGGGAACCAGGCCTACGTGGTCTGCCCCCTGGTGGAGGAATCGGACAAGCTGCAAGCGGAGGCGGCCACCCGGCTGGCCGCCGACCTGGAGAGCGGGGAACTCCGGGGGGTGCCGGTGGGGCTGGTACACGGGCGGCTGCCGGCCCGGGATCGGGAAAAAGTGATGTCTCAGTTCCGGGCGGGGGAAATCCAGGTGCTGGTGGCCACCACTGTGATCGAGGTGGGGGTGGACGTCCCCAATGCCACCGTTATGGTGGTGGAGGGAGCCGAACGATTCGGTCTGGCCCAGCTTCACCAGTTGCGGGGCCGCGTGGGCCGGGGGAGCCAGCCCTCGTACTGCCTCCTCATCGGCGACCCGGGCAGCGAGGAGGCCCGCATGCGCCTGCAAGCCATGGAGCGCACCACGGACGGGTTCGAAATCGCCGAGGAGGATCTGCGCCTGCGCGGGCCGGGTGAGTTCTTCGGACTCCGGCAGCACGGCCTGCCGGATTTCAAAGTGGCCCATCCCCTCAGGGACCTGCCCCTGCTGGAGCAGGCCCGGGCTGCCGCTGCTTCGCTGGTGGCGCGCGATCCCGGGCTGCGCTCTCCCCAGCACCATCTCCTGCGCCAGACCCTCCTCGGGCGCTACGGGGAACGCCTCGGTCTGGTCCAGATCGGCTGA
- a CDS encoding alpha/beta-type small acid-soluble spore protein, translating to MAQGQKRNRALVREAGPALQNFKYEVAPEVGITPPPDDYWGDFSSRQCGAVGGHMVRRMIEQAERSLAGGTTPPRPAGR from the coding sequence GTGGCCCAGGGTCAGAAGAGAAACCGGGCCCTCGTGCGTGAGGCCGGACCGGCACTGCAGAACTTCAAGTATGAAGTAGCGCCTGAGGTGGGAATCACCCCTCCGCCCGATGACTACTGGGGTGACTTCTCGTCCCGGCAGTGCGGTGCAGTGGGCGGCCACATGGTGCGCCGGATGATCGAACAGGCTGAGCGCTCCCTGGCCGGAGGTACGACCCCTCCCAGGCCCGCAGGCCGGTAG
- the gpr gene encoding GPR endopeptidase — translation MSTDVFRDCDVYTDLALEASERVRARTGREIPGVSVEELSRDGIKITRVKIQDEDGAALMGKPPGTYVTIEAPQLRSRSRELADRVSGVIAEELAPLAQLRADATVLVVGLGNWRATPDALGPRVVEQVFVTRHLREMVPPELKGRMRALCAIAPGVLGVTGIETGEVIRGVVSRVNPDLVVAVDSLAARSLDRIMTTVQLADTGIQPGSGVGNRRLSVDRESVGAPVIAVGCPTVVYAMTIAMEAIGQVSHHVPQAADLRTYLQGLDARGKQEFLGGILRPIMGEMVVTPKEVDADVEEMARIIAGGINAAFHPGITEEDVARYLR, via the coding sequence GTGTCTACCGACGTTTTCCGCGACTGCGACGTGTACACCGACTTGGCCCTGGAGGCTTCCGAGCGGGTGCGCGCCCGCACGGGAAGGGAAATCCCCGGGGTGAGCGTGGAGGAGTTGAGCCGCGACGGCATCAAGATCACCCGCGTGAAAATCCAGGATGAAGACGGGGCCGCCCTGATGGGAAAGCCACCTGGAACGTACGTCACCATAGAGGCCCCCCAACTGCGGTCCCGCAGCCGGGAACTGGCGGATCGCGTGTCCGGGGTCATCGCCGAGGAACTGGCGCCCCTCGCCCAACTGCGGGCGGATGCCACCGTGCTGGTGGTAGGACTGGGGAACTGGCGCGCCACCCCCGACGCCCTGGGCCCGCGCGTGGTCGAGCAGGTATTCGTTACACGCCACCTCAGGGAGATGGTGCCTCCGGAACTCAAGGGCAGGATGCGCGCGCTCTGCGCCATTGCCCCCGGCGTGCTGGGTGTCACCGGCATCGAGACGGGGGAGGTCATCCGCGGCGTCGTCTCCCGGGTTAACCCCGACCTGGTGGTGGCGGTCGACTCCCTGGCCGCCCGCAGCCTGGACCGCATCATGACCACCGTGCAACTGGCCGACACCGGCATCCAGCCCGGTTCGGGAGTGGGAAACCGGCGCCTGAGCGTGGACCGGGAATCGGTGGGCGCCCCCGTCATCGCAGTGGGATGCCCCACCGTGGTGTACGCCATGACCATCGCCATGGAAGCCATCGGTCAGGTAAGTCACCACGTACCGCAGGCGGCCGACCTGCGCACCTACCTCCAGGGACTGGACGCCCGGGGGAAACAAGAGTTCCTGGGCGGGATCCTGCGGCCGATTATGGGAGAGATGGTGGTAACTCCCAAAGAAGTGGATGCCGATGTGGAAGAGATGGCCCGCATTATCGCGGGCGGCATCAACGCTGCCTTCCACCCCGGCATCACGGAAGAGGATGTGGCCCGCTACCTCCGGTAA
- a CDS encoding HesA/MoeB/ThiF family protein: MGGGDWTEEAVAALRSRSRREEAGHLVVSDADLESVASQWGKPVLQIEHLALAADMVPARYLRNVGAVGTPGQMRLLDSRATVVGLGGAGGLVAEILARAGVGTLVLVDPDCFEESNLNRQVLATRRTLGRPKAEVARERVHEINPHLQVVVRCQALTADNARAILQEPAGASHQARVVVDCLDSGRSRLVLQAACRELGLPLVHGAIRGWQGRVLLVLPGGPGLECFYREDDVPSPSEVLGSGAPAPTPALMAAWQAGQAVRVLLGDTSSAGQVFTFDLRSGQAGVVPFVLARMSAAWWRRRGKRDGQAGPGPFGRGETGGKSRGNPPERFPR; encoded by the coding sequence ATGGGTGGGGGGGACTGGACGGAGGAGGCCGTGGCTGCCCTGCGCTCGCGGAGCCGGCGGGAGGAGGCCGGCCACCTGGTAGTGAGTGACGCAGACCTGGAATCCGTGGCCAGCCAGTGGGGAAAACCGGTGTTGCAAATTGAGCACCTGGCCCTGGCTGCGGATATGGTTCCGGCGCGGTATCTGCGCAACGTGGGTGCGGTGGGTACACCCGGTCAGATGCGCCTCCTCGACTCCCGGGCTACGGTCGTTGGATTGGGCGGGGCAGGGGGCCTGGTGGCGGAGATCCTCGCCCGGGCCGGGGTAGGAACGCTGGTCCTGGTTGACCCGGACTGCTTTGAGGAATCCAACCTCAACCGCCAGGTGCTCGCCACGCGCCGCACCCTGGGCCGGCCCAAGGCCGAGGTGGCCCGGGAGCGGGTGCACGAGATAAATCCTCACCTGCAAGTGGTGGTGCGGTGCCAGGCACTCACCGCCGATAATGCCCGCGCCATCCTGCAGGAGCCGGCCGGGGCCAGTCACCAGGCGCGCGTGGTGGTGGATTGTCTGGACAGCGGGCGAAGCCGTCTGGTCCTGCAGGCGGCCTGCCGGGAACTTGGCCTGCCCCTGGTGCACGGGGCCATCCGGGGCTGGCAGGGGCGGGTGCTGCTTGTTTTGCCGGGGGGCCCGGGACTGGAATGTTTTTACCGGGAAGACGACGTTCCGTCGCCCTCAGAGGTGCTGGGGTCCGGGGCGCCTGCCCCCACTCCTGCCCTGATGGCGGCCTGGCAGGCAGGCCAGGCCGTGCGGGTGCTGCTGGGCGACACGTCCTCAGCGGGCCAGGTGTTCACTTTCGACCTGCGCAGCGGGCAGGCCGGCGTGGTACCCTTCGTGCTTGCCCGCATGTCGGCCGCCTGGTGGCGCCGCCGGGGCAAAAGAGATGGCCAGGCGGGGCCTGGCCCATTTGGGAGAGGAGAAACCGGAGGAAAGAGTCGGGGAAATCCCCCTGAAAGGTTCCCCCGGTAA
- the rsmD gene encoding 16S rRNA (guanine(966)-N(2))-methyltransferase RsmD codes for MRVIAGQARGRPLRSLRGTAMRPTPARVRAALFSILGESILGGAFLDLYAGTGAVGIEALSRGAPCADFVEQHGPACRVLAQNLAATGLDGRARVIAVPVARFLARPADRTYAVVFADPPYGLGQGERVLSALAGWSGVVAETLVVVQHSGREDISSRGWRLLRRETYGETRLSFYKLEGGAH; via the coding sequence ATGCGTGTGATCGCTGGTCAAGCCAGAGGGCGCCCGCTACGGTCCCTGAGGGGCACGGCCATGCGCCCGACCCCCGCCAGGGTGCGGGCTGCTCTGTTTTCCATCCTGGGAGAGAGCATCCTCGGGGGTGCCTTTCTGGACCTTTACGCGGGTACCGGGGCGGTGGGGATAGAGGCGCTCAGCCGCGGGGCCCCCTGCGCCGACTTCGTCGAGCAGCACGGGCCGGCGTGCCGGGTGCTGGCTCAGAACCTGGCTGCTACGGGACTGGACGGGCGTGCCCGGGTGATCGCGGTTCCGGTGGCGCGTTTCCTGGCCCGGCCTGCGGACCGGACCTATGCTGTCGTCTTCGCCGATCCCCCGTACGGCCTGGGCCAGGGGGAGCGGGTGCTGTCTGCCCTGGCAGGGTGGTCCGGGGTCGTGGCCGAAACTCTGGTGGTGGTTCAGCACAGCGGCAGGGAGGACATATCCAGTAGGGGATGGCGGCTGCTGCGGAGAGAGACGTACGGAGAGACGCGGCTTTCTTTCTACAAACTTGAGGGGGGTGCACATTGA
- the coaD gene encoding pantetheine-phosphate adenylyltransferase gives MKAVYPGSFDPVTAGHLDIIERAARIFDHLVVTVFNNPSKQPLFSVEERVTMLREVTSHLPNVEVDSSQGLLIPYVRKVGARVIIKGLRAMSDFDYEFRMALMNKKLDPEVETVFILTSSQYAYLSSSLIKEVASLGGCVTGLVPPSVERRLRQMWPTAE, from the coding sequence TTGAAGGCCGTATACCCGGGAAGCTTTGACCCTGTGACGGCAGGGCACCTGGATATCATCGAGCGGGCGGCCAGGATTTTCGACCACCTTGTGGTGACGGTGTTCAACAACCCGAGCAAGCAGCCACTGTTCAGTGTGGAGGAAAGGGTGACCATGTTGAGAGAAGTCACCTCCCACCTCCCCAACGTGGAGGTGGATTCGTCTCAGGGCCTGCTCATCCCCTACGTGCGCAAGGTGGGCGCCCGGGTGATCATCAAGGGTCTGCGCGCCATGTCGGATTTCGACTACGAGTTCCGCATGGCACTCATGAACAAAAAGCTCGATCCCGAGGTGGAAACGGTCTTCATTCTCACGTCCAGCCAGTACGCCTACCTGTCGTCCAGCCTGATAAAAGAGGTGGCGTCCCTGGGTGGTTGTGTCACCGGCCTGGTCCCCCCTTCCGTGGAGCGGCGGCTGCGCCAGATGTGGCCGACGGCGGAGTGA
- a CDS encoding ATPase, with translation MYAPGPEALLDRLERIVSDAPRVPFGKRVLVDQEQVFALLDELRSSLPREVAEARSLLRQRDQILHQARFEAEQILEAAREKARAQAEEHEIVRLAGEKGKQVIMEAERAAQEIKEESYRYAGGVLEQLENWLTRALETVRRGRQELEAQAGGQEMQPAAERGGKPPGAAG, from the coding sequence GTGTACGCTCCGGGTCCGGAAGCTCTCCTGGACCGGCTCGAAAGGATCGTCTCGGATGCTCCACGAGTTCCCTTCGGAAAGCGCGTCCTGGTCGACCAGGAGCAGGTATTCGCGCTGCTGGATGAGTTGCGCTCCAGCCTGCCTCGCGAGGTCGCCGAGGCACGTTCCCTCCTCCGTCAGCGGGACCAGATCCTGCACCAGGCCCGCTTTGAGGCCGAGCAGATCCTGGAAGCGGCCCGTGAGAAGGCGCGCGCCCAGGCCGAGGAACACGAGATCGTGCGCCTGGCCGGGGAAAAGGGTAAGCAGGTCATAATGGAGGCGGAGCGCGCCGCGCAAGAGATCAAAGAGGAATCCTATCGGTATGCCGGGGGAGTGCTGGAGCAATTGGAGAACTGGCTCACCAGGGCCCTGGAGACGGTGCGGCGCGGCCGGCAGGAGCTGGAGGCGCAAGCGGGGGGACAGGAGATGCAGCCCGCGGCGGAACGTGGGGGGAAGCCCCCGGGAGCCGCGGGGTGA
- a CDS encoding DUF177 domain-containing protein, translating into MQVDISGLRPQTGARMGFSFCEPLPDGLPAGISLVGPVEVEGTVLNTGPAYLVEGEIRATVEAICGRCLASFRETVRTPLREEFREGSPSLPGREEISEESGAEVWFFQGDTMDLTEAVRQNLILALPSQPLCRPECPGLCPVCGRRLDEGTCSCRVEEVDPRLEPLRRFLTRKE; encoded by the coding sequence GTGCAGGTGGACATTTCCGGGCTGCGTCCCCAGACGGGAGCGAGAATGGGGTTCTCGTTTTGCGAGCCCCTGCCCGATGGCCTGCCGGCGGGCATCTCCCTGGTTGGTCCCGTGGAGGTCGAGGGCACCGTCCTGAACACAGGTCCTGCCTACCTGGTGGAAGGGGAGATACGGGCCACGGTGGAGGCCATTTGCGGCCGCTGCCTGGCTTCCTTCCGCGAGACCGTGCGCACCCCCCTCCGGGAGGAGTTCCGGGAGGGGAGCCCCTCTCTTCCCGGACGGGAAGAGATTTCCGAGGAAAGTGGTGCAGAGGTCTGGTTTTTCCAGGGGGACACCATGGACCTGACGGAGGCGGTGCGCCAGAATCTGATCCTGGCCCTGCCGTCCCAGCCCCTGTGCCGGCCCGAGTGCCCGGGACTTTGCCCGGTGTGCGGCCGCCGGCTGGATGAAGGTACCTGTTCCTGCCGGGTGGAGGAGGTTGACCCTCGCCTGGAACCCCTGCGTCGTTTCCTGACCCGGAAGGAGTGA
- the rpmF gene encoding 50S ribosomal protein L32, protein MAVPKKKTSRSRRGMRRSHWRLQPATMGECPRCHEPVVSHRACQACGYYAGRKVLDLEEAKKKKS, encoded by the coding sequence TTGGCCGTTCCCAAGAAGAAAACGTCCCGGTCCAGGCGGGGCATGCGCAGGTCCCACTGGCGCCTGCAGCCGGCCACGATGGGGGAATGTCCCCGTTGCCATGAGCCCGTAGTGTCGCATCGGGCCTGCCAGGCGTGCGGTTACTACGCGGGCCGCAAAGTGCTGGATCTGGAAGAGGCGAAGAAAAAGAAGTCCTGA
- the fapR gene encoding transcription factor FapR: MPRSQAVQRAVGGGREDGTGLGRRHRRLLLQEKLRENPFLTDEELAHAFAVSVQTIRLDRMALGIPELRQRTREVAQRTLGAVKALSSQEIVGDLVDIRLGQSAVSMLETGPEMAFCRTGIVRGHFIFAQAESLALALVDAPVALTGLANLKFKRSVRVGEKLLAHAQVLRHKGRSLVVQVVTRSRGEQVFRAKFVVFPLPPQEGQAPEPGAAGKAASGRAGEE; encoded by the coding sequence ATGCCCAGGTCGCAAGCAGTCCAGCGGGCGGTGGGGGGTGGCCGGGAAGATGGCACCGGCCTGGGGCGCCGGCACCGGCGTCTGCTCCTGCAGGAGAAGTTGCGGGAAAACCCCTTCCTCACGGACGAGGAGTTGGCGCACGCTTTCGCGGTGAGCGTGCAGACCATACGGCTTGACCGCATGGCCCTGGGTATCCCCGAACTCAGGCAGCGCACACGCGAGGTGGCCCAGCGCACCCTGGGTGCGGTGAAAGCCCTTTCCAGCCAGGAAATTGTGGGCGACCTGGTTGACATCAGGTTGGGGCAGAGTGCGGTTTCCATGCTGGAGACGGGGCCGGAGATGGCGTTTTGCCGCACCGGCATCGTGCGGGGCCACTTTATCTTTGCCCAGGCCGAGTCCCTGGCCCTGGCCCTGGTGGATGCCCCGGTGGCCCTGACCGGCCTCGCCAACCTCAAGTTCAAACGTTCCGTGCGGGTGGGGGAAAAGCTTTTGGCCCACGCCCAGGTGCTGCGCCACAAGGGCAGGAGCCTGGTGGTGCAGGTGGTGACCCGTTCCCGGGGCGAGCAGGTATTCCGGGCCAAGTTCGTGGTTTTCCCGCTGCCACCCCAGGAGGGCCAGGCTCCGGAGCCTGGTGCCGCGGGGAAGGCTGCAAGCGGCCGGGCAGGAGAGGAGTGA
- a CDS encoding beta-ketoacyl-ACP synthase III — translation MPGPTDVTEDRVRARIVGMGVAVGEKVLTNFDLEKMVDTSDEWIVSRTGIRERRIAAPETATSDLAVSAAREALAQADISPARLDLVVVGTVTPDMAFPATACLVADRLGASGVAAFDLSAGCTGFLYGCAVATGMIEAGMAEYALVVGGDVLSRITDWQDRSTCVLFGDGVGAAVLAREKGHRGFLGFRLGSDGSGGKHLYLPAGGSRLPASAETVAGRLHYIRMNGQEVFKFAVRVTEEASLGLLEDLGLTPEDVDLFIPHQANLRIVDAAVRRLGFPPHKVVVNLERYGNMSAGSVPVALYEAAREGRVSPGDLLLMVAFGAGLSWAAAACRW, via the coding sequence TTGCCTGGACCCACTGACGTTACGGAAGACCGGGTGCGGGCTCGCATCGTGGGCATGGGGGTGGCGGTGGGGGAGAAGGTACTCACCAATTTCGACCTGGAGAAGATGGTGGACACCAGCGACGAGTGGATCGTCTCCCGCACCGGGATCAGGGAGCGGCGGATAGCCGCTCCGGAGACGGCCACCTCGGACCTGGCCGTCTCTGCCGCCCGCGAGGCCCTGGCCCAGGCTGACATTTCTCCAGCTCGGCTCGACCTGGTGGTGGTGGGTACGGTGACTCCCGACATGGCCTTCCCTGCTACCGCCTGCCTGGTGGCCGACCGCCTGGGCGCGTCGGGGGTAGCTGCCTTCGACCTCTCTGCGGGTTGCACGGGGTTCCTGTACGGATGTGCGGTGGCAACCGGGATGATCGAGGCGGGGATGGCGGAGTATGCTCTGGTGGTGGGGGGAGACGTCCTCTCCCGGATAACGGACTGGCAGGATCGCTCCACCTGCGTTCTCTTCGGGGACGGGGTGGGGGCAGCGGTGCTTGCCCGCGAGAAGGGGCACCGGGGTTTTCTGGGGTTCCGCCTGGGTTCCGACGGGTCTGGCGGCAAGCATCTCTACCTCCCGGCGGGAGGGTCGCGCCTGCCCGCCAGCGCCGAGACGGTGGCCGGGAGGCTGCATTACATACGCATGAACGGCCAGGAGGTATTCAAGTTTGCCGTCCGGGTCACCGAGGAGGCCTCGCTGGGCCTGCTGGAGGACCTGGGACTTACGCCGGAGGACGTGGACCTGTTCATCCCCCACCAGGCCAATCTGCGCATCGTGGACGCAGCCGTCCGCCGCCTGGGCTTTCCCCCCCACAAGGTGGTGGTGAACCTGGAGCGGTACGGGAACATGTCCGCCGGTTCCGTCCCGGTGGCCCTTTACGAGGCCGC